One part of the Bdellovibrio sp. KM01 genome encodes these proteins:
- a CDS encoding HD-GYP domain-containing protein, which translates to MSAKWGNIPSWAYDSAKALMQTLKIVDPETYAHCCRVGEMSRKLARDAGLNEYEQKLAEFAGLFHDIGKMGVSQSIIAKPGKLDPQEQAIMRSHPVMSEDIVQPLASHKFFGTILPAIRGHHERVDGTGYPDKIAGDKIDILARVILVVDTYDAMSQTRAYRKGLPDEVVYEELVRCSGTQFDSQLVKIFLQAHPHWADQQNDQETEHLLIKKIA; encoded by the coding sequence ATGTCTGCAAAGTGGGGCAATATACCGTCGTGGGCTTACGATTCGGCCAAAGCACTCATGCAAACTCTGAAAATCGTCGACCCTGAAACCTATGCGCACTGTTGCCGTGTTGGCGAAATGTCGCGCAAACTGGCTCGCGATGCGGGTCTTAATGAATACGAACAAAAGCTTGCTGAATTTGCCGGTCTCTTTCATGACATCGGTAAGATGGGTGTTTCTCAAAGCATTATTGCCAAGCCAGGTAAGCTGGATCCACAAGAACAAGCGATTATGCGTTCTCATCCGGTGATGAGTGAAGATATTGTGCAGCCGTTGGCCTCGCATAAATTCTTTGGAACTATTTTGCCTGCGATCCGTGGGCACCATGAGCGAGTTGATGGCACGGGATATCCTGATAAAATTGCCGGTGATAAAATTGATATTTTAGCCCGAGTTATTTTGGTGGTGGATACCTACGATGCGATGTCGCAAACGCGGGCTTATCGAAAAGGTTTGCCGGATGAAGTGGTGTACGAAGAGCTGGTGCGCTGTTCAGGGACACAATTTGACTCACAGTTGGTAAAGATCTTTTTACAAGCGCATCCTCATTGGGCAGATCAACAAAATGACCAGGAAACAGAACATCTGCTAATTAAAAAAATCGCTTAA
- the uvrA gene encoding excinuclease ABC subunit UvrA — MSQAEDGIIVKGAKEHNLKNVSVTIPRNKITVFTGLSGSGKSSLAFDTVYAEGQRRYVESLSAYARNFLEQLKKPEVDSITGLSPAIAIDQKSVSTNPRSTVGTVTEIYDFLRLLYAKVGVPECPTHHIPVSSQTPQQIIDEVTKKGQGAKFYVLAPMASGKKGEFLAEFQRWAKKGFVKAKVDGKMIDLDKATKLAKTKTHDIDLVIDQLILKDTLKHRLSESINTALSMANGRVIIETLDGNRTNYSLHSACPVCGYSFPEIEPRMFSFNNPRGACQTCNGLGTLDLVEEETFSDGEVGGKKLDKVVYKYKGKKTSDEDDEEGDEMVLHDCPDCHGSRLRPEALNIKVASKTISDMALMSAADLREFVGDIKWSKKDQLVAEKITKQISDRLDYMIRVGTSYLSMNRSSRTLSGGEAQRIRLASQLGSSLIGVLYVMDEPSIGLHPRDHHRLLDIIGELKDRGNTILLVEHDEDTIRYADFVVDLGPRAGRLGGEKMAQGTPEELENNPNSLTGRYLKGEVRIPVPKKRRPGNGQFLELIGATGNNLQNVNLKIPLGTLTAVTGVSGSGKSTLIIDTLYKILAKKFYKALAEPSPYKKVEGLDKIDKVIDINQRPIGRTPRSTPATYVGLFPMIRDLFANLPDSKLRGYEPGRFSFNVKGGRCETCMGHGQIRVEMHFLSDVFVTCDTCMGKRYNRETLNIKYKEKSISDVLDMNVGEALEFFKNHSQIYRKLETLHRVGLDYMTLGQSSTTLSGGEAQRVKLSKELSRRGTGKTLYILDEPTTGLHFDDVRKLVELLQELADQGNTVLVIEHAMEVVKTADHVIDLGPDGGKHGGRIVATGSPEDVTKVKESETGKFLKKILK, encoded by the coding sequence ATGTCGCAAGCAGAAGATGGAATCATAGTAAAAGGCGCCAAAGAGCATAATTTGAAGAATGTCAGTGTGACTATTCCTCGGAACAAAATCACTGTGTTCACGGGACTCAGTGGTTCGGGGAAATCTTCCTTGGCGTTTGATACGGTGTATGCCGAAGGTCAGCGTCGTTACGTAGAAAGTCTTTCCGCTTACGCACGTAATTTCTTAGAGCAGCTAAAAAAACCTGAGGTGGATTCCATCACGGGGTTGTCACCGGCGATTGCGATCGATCAAAAATCAGTCAGTACTAATCCGCGTTCGACGGTGGGCACGGTTACAGAAATTTATGACTTCCTTCGTTTGCTTTATGCAAAAGTCGGCGTTCCTGAATGTCCTACGCATCATATTCCGGTAAGCTCACAAACTCCGCAGCAGATCATTGATGAAGTTACAAAAAAAGGCCAAGGCGCTAAGTTCTATGTATTGGCTCCGATGGCTTCTGGAAAAAAAGGGGAGTTCTTAGCGGAATTCCAACGTTGGGCGAAAAAAGGATTCGTGAAAGCCAAGGTCGATGGAAAAATGATCGATCTGGATAAAGCTACCAAACTTGCAAAAACCAAAACCCACGATATCGATTTGGTGATCGATCAATTGATTTTGAAAGACACCTTAAAGCATCGCTTAAGCGAAAGTATCAACACCGCTTTGTCCATGGCCAACGGGCGCGTGATCATTGAAACCTTGGATGGCAATCGCACGAATTATTCTTTGCACTCGGCTTGTCCTGTTTGCGGTTACAGCTTTCCTGAAATTGAACCACGTATGTTCAGTTTTAATAATCCTCGTGGAGCCTGCCAGACTTGTAACGGCTTAGGCACCTTGGATCTGGTTGAAGAAGAAACTTTCTCTGACGGCGAAGTTGGCGGCAAGAAGCTCGACAAAGTCGTTTACAAATACAAAGGCAAAAAAACTTCTGACGAGGACGACGAAGAAGGCGATGAAATGGTCCTTCATGATTGTCCCGATTGCCATGGCTCCCGCTTAAGACCGGAAGCTTTGAATATCAAAGTCGCCAGTAAAACAATTTCGGATATGGCTCTGATGAGTGCCGCCGATTTACGGGAATTCGTGGGCGACATCAAATGGAGCAAGAAAGACCAGTTGGTTGCAGAAAAAATCACGAAGCAGATCTCTGACCGCCTGGATTATATGATTCGCGTGGGCACAAGTTATCTGTCGATGAATCGCTCGTCCCGTACGCTATCCGGTGGGGAGGCGCAGCGTATTCGTCTGGCTTCGCAGTTGGGTTCTTCTTTGATCGGTGTTCTTTATGTGATGGACGAACCCAGTATCGGCCTTCATCCGCGCGACCACCATCGCTTGTTGGATATTATCGGAGAACTAAAAGACCGTGGAAATACGATCTTGCTGGTCGAGCATGACGAGGACACTATTCGCTATGCGGATTTCGTTGTTGACCTGGGGCCTCGTGCAGGACGCCTGGGGGGCGAGAAAATGGCGCAGGGGACTCCGGAAGAGTTGGAAAATAATCCCAACTCTTTGACTGGGAGATACCTAAAAGGTGAAGTGCGCATTCCCGTTCCTAAAAAACGTCGTCCTGGCAATGGGCAGTTTTTAGAGCTGATCGGTGCGACTGGCAATAATCTTCAGAATGTGAATCTTAAAATTCCACTGGGCACTTTGACTGCAGTCACCGGTGTTTCGGGTTCTGGTAAGTCGACATTGATCATCGATACTTTGTACAAAATTTTGGCCAAGAAATTTTATAAGGCCTTGGCAGAGCCATCTCCATATAAAAAAGTCGAAGGTTTGGATAAAATCGATAAGGTCATCGATATTAATCAAAGACCGATCGGTCGTACACCGCGGTCGACTCCAGCGACTTATGTGGGTTTATTTCCGATGATTCGTGATTTGTTCGCGAATTTGCCAGACTCAAAACTTCGTGGATATGAACCCGGTCGTTTCAGTTTCAATGTGAAGGGTGGACGCTGTGAAACCTGCATGGGGCACGGGCAAATCCGCGTCGAGATGCACTTCCTAAGCGACGTATTCGTAACTTGCGATACCTGCATGGGTAAACGCTATAATCGCGAAACCTTGAATATCAAATACAAGGAAAAATCTATTTCCGATGTTTTGGATATGAACGTGGGCGAGGCTTTGGAATTCTTTAAAAACCACAGCCAGATTTATCGTAAACTAGAAACACTCCACCGCGTGGGTTTGGATTATATGACACTGGGGCAAAGCTCGACAACGCTTTCGGGTGGCGAGGCCCAGCGTGTGAAGCTTTCCAAGGAGCTTTCCCGACGTGGCACAGGAAAAACTTTATACATTCTCGATGAGCCAACGACGGGTCTTCACTTTGATGACGTCAGAAAACTGGTAGAGTTGCTGCAAGAATTGGCAGATCAGGGTAATACCGTGCTGGTGATTGAGCACGCCATGGAAGTCGTCAAGACTGCGGATCACGTGATTGATTTGGGACCTGACGGTGGAAAACACGGCGGGCGCATTGTTGCGACCGGTTCTCCTGAAGATGTAACAAAAGTTAAAGAAAGCGAAACCGGAAAGTTCTTGAAAAAGATCCTTAAATAG
- a CDS encoding DMT family transporter, protein MTTKNKAAIELIVAGALWGFGFVATVFALRAFTPAETLVYRFLIASAFGELIYLCIRKPNLPSMKSDFKRALPAGFLLGSLMILQTIGLQHTTATKSGFITSLYVILVPLINTLIFRTRGSLVNYGLAVLALVGTFILMDANITDVNVGDLWTLSCSVMAACHIIYIGRVSNKVNNAFRFNNFQSIWSLLLLSPLLLTQQSINLTAPWTAWMGVIILGMGSSVIAFSIQIRAQKTLSDATASMIFLLESPFAALFGFLLLQERLSWFQGLGALIIMGASILQILWDPSSKTTEKQPQG, encoded by the coding sequence GTGACCACCAAAAACAAAGCAGCCATTGAATTGATTGTCGCCGGAGCCCTATGGGGTTTCGGCTTTGTCGCAACTGTCTTTGCTTTGCGTGCGTTCACACCAGCGGAAACTTTGGTTTACCGCTTTCTGATTGCCTCAGCCTTTGGCGAATTGATTTATCTGTGCATAAGAAAACCAAATTTGCCTTCAATGAAATCAGATTTCAAACGAGCCTTGCCTGCGGGATTTCTCCTGGGAAGCCTGATGATTCTGCAAACCATCGGACTTCAGCACACGACGGCAACCAAGAGTGGTTTCATCACCAGTCTGTACGTAATTTTGGTTCCCCTGATTAACACCCTGATCTTTCGCACGCGCGGTAGTTTGGTGAATTACGGTCTTGCGGTGTTGGCGTTAGTGGGAACTTTTATTTTGATGGATGCCAATATCACGGACGTCAATGTCGGAGATCTTTGGACGCTTTCCTGCTCGGTGATGGCAGCCTGCCATATTATTTATATCGGCAGAGTTTCAAATAAGGTCAATAACGCCTTTCGCTTTAATAATTTCCAATCAATCTGGTCACTACTGCTACTCTCCCCGCTTTTGCTGACTCAGCAAAGTATCAATCTGACAGCCCCTTGGACTGCGTGGATGGGAGTCATCATATTAGGCATGGGTTCCAGTGTGATCGCGTTTTCGATTCAGATTCGCGCTCAAAAGACTTTATCGGATGCGACGGCCAGTATGATCTTCCTGTTGGAATCGCCGTTCGCAGCACTGTTTGGATTCTTGCTCTTACAAGAGCGCCTTTCCTGGTTTCAGGGACTAGGCGCTTTGATAATTATGGGAGCTTCTATTCTGCAGATTCTGTGGGACCCTTCTTCAAAGACCACAGAAAAGCAACCGCAAGGATAA
- a CDS encoding nucleoside triphosphate pyrophosphatase, translating to MKKQLILASTSKYRQELLSRLAVPFQAQPPLIDEDKEKDPSLAPRALAERLAYLKAASLKGEGKVVIGGDQLVSFEGRIIGKAHTREKAIEQLLSMQGKTHELVTAICVFDGEKAIPYTDITRMHMKAMSREQIARYVDLDMPTDCAGSYKIEKHGIMLFSKIESQDFTAIQGLPLIELSKILETTSPL from the coding sequence ATGAAAAAGCAACTGATCCTGGCTTCGACTTCCAAATACAGACAAGAACTTCTCTCTCGTTTAGCTGTGCCTTTTCAGGCACAACCACCCCTTATCGACGAAGACAAAGAAAAGGATCCATCATTGGCTCCCCGCGCGTTGGCAGAGCGTCTGGCTTACCTGAAAGCCGCAAGCCTTAAAGGCGAAGGCAAGGTCGTGATCGGCGGCGATCAATTGGTGTCCTTCGAGGGGCGCATTATCGGGAAAGCCCACACGCGCGAAAAAGCCATTGAGCAGCTTTTAAGCATGCAGGGTAAAACCCACGAATTAGTCACAGCCATCTGTGTTTTTGATGGAGAAAAAGCGATCCCTTACACTGACATCACGCGCATGCACATGAAGGCCATGAGTCGCGAACAAATTGCCCGCTATGTCGATCTGGATATGCCGACTGACTGCGCAGGGAGCTATAAGATCGAAAAGCACGGAATCATGCTGTTTTCCAAAATTGAAAGCCAAGATTTTACGGCCATTCAAGGATTACCCTTGATTGAACTGTCAAAAATATTAGAGACTACTAGTCCGCTTTAA
- a CDS encoding J domain-containing protein, whose amino-acid sequence MGLGRTIAKVNLGKGKFKVSVETTWEHYFKPEVRKQGREDLAEGLAVMSVAGDARIEGYVKASKSIKVLFVADSIGSNTFAVDCSCSSASKGTFCRHIWAMLLLTEKKHPDFLDSKTNLEKGTLFVAVESPFKAKQADYKKQQYQKLKERAKEQRQQIKNKAKGISSKSAKGTTYSQDVNAAFEFFSVNGFPLENNLDEESLKNAKKVLARVFHPDKGGTHDESVILNENYQILMDYLA is encoded by the coding sequence ATGGGACTTGGACGTACTATTGCAAAGGTAAATCTTGGCAAAGGGAAATTCAAAGTGTCTGTAGAAACCACCTGGGAACATTACTTTAAACCTGAAGTCCGTAAGCAGGGGCGTGAAGATCTTGCTGAGGGCTTGGCAGTGATGTCGGTCGCAGGTGACGCGCGCATTGAGGGCTATGTGAAGGCCTCAAAATCCATCAAGGTTTTATTCGTGGCGGATAGCATTGGCAGTAACACTTTCGCGGTGGATTGTTCGTGCTCTTCAGCTTCGAAAGGCACATTCTGCCGTCACATCTGGGCGATGTTGTTGCTCACCGAAAAAAAACATCCTGATTTTCTCGATTCAAAAACCAATCTGGAAAAAGGCACTTTGTTTGTCGCGGTGGAGTCACCGTTTAAAGCCAAGCAAGCCGATTACAAAAAACAGCAATATCAAAAGCTAAAAGAGCGCGCCAAAGAACAGCGGCAGCAGATTAAAAACAAAGCTAAAGGCATTTCCAGCAAATCCGCCAAGGGTACCACTTACTCCCAGGACGTGAATGCAGCCTTTGAATTCTTCTCCGTGAATGGTTTTCCGTTGGAAAACAATCTGGATGAGGAGTCTCTGAAAAACGCGAAAAAGGTGTTAGCCCGGGTTTTTCATCCGGACAAGGGTGGAACACACGATGAGTCCGTAATTTTGAACGAAAACTACCAAATTTTGATGGATTATTTGGCGTAA
- a CDS encoding DUF475 domain-containing protein: MLKYFTGSIFITILGLIGSFFVGQFYGGTTAAGLEALFIAAVLAVLEISLSFDNAIVNATILKDMTPVWRHRFLTWGMLIAVFGMRLVFPLGIVSVMASINPWEALVMAATRPDEYAKLMLAAHLEVAAFGGTFLLMVALRFFFDAEKIEHWFATVEKPFAFLGRVEAIEIGLALVILITIAHFMPQQAEAYAFLKSGLAGLIVFVAVDGIGAFMEASEETMHNVHKASAASFLYLEVLDASFSFDGVVGAFAITHNLFIIMIGLSIGAFFVRSLTIMFVEKEALAKFAYLEHGAFYAIWVLALVMLTAPFVHIPEWVTGLSGALILAVAFLWSLKKGPTESAE, translated from the coding sequence ATGCTTAAATACTTTACGGGTTCCATTTTCATTACAATTCTTGGTTTGATCGGCTCCTTTTTTGTCGGTCAATTTTATGGCGGTACAACAGCAGCTGGGCTTGAGGCTTTGTTTATCGCGGCTGTTCTGGCAGTTCTTGAAATCTCTTTGTCGTTCGATAATGCGATCGTCAACGCCACTATTCTTAAAGACATGACTCCGGTTTGGCGTCATCGCTTTCTGACGTGGGGGATGTTGATTGCGGTCTTTGGTATGCGCTTGGTATTCCCATTGGGAATCGTGAGTGTCATGGCAAGCATTAATCCGTGGGAAGCTCTGGTGATGGCAGCCACTCGTCCGGACGAGTATGCGAAGTTAATGTTAGCAGCTCACCTGGAAGTGGCAGCATTCGGTGGAACGTTCTTGTTGATGGTGGCTTTGCGCTTTTTCTTTGATGCTGAAAAAATCGAACACTGGTTCGCGACAGTGGAAAAGCCTTTTGCATTCTTGGGTCGCGTGGAGGCGATTGAAATCGGTTTGGCTTTGGTGATCTTGATCACGATTGCTCACTTTATGCCTCAGCAGGCTGAAGCTTATGCGTTTCTAAAATCGGGTCTGGCTGGTTTGATCGTGTTTGTGGCAGTCGATGGTATCGGTGCTTTCATGGAAGCTTCTGAAGAAACTATGCACAACGTACATAAGGCGAGTGCCGCAAGCTTCCTTTATCTGGAAGTGTTGGACGCGTCTTTCAGTTTCGATGGTGTCGTGGGTGCCTTTGCGATCACACACAACTTGTTCATCATCATGATTGGTTTGTCGATTGGTGCGTTCTTCGTACGAAGCTTGACGATTATGTTTGTTGAAAAAGAAGCCTTGGCGAAATTCGCTTACCTTGAGCATGGTGCTTTCTATGCGATCTGGGTGTTGGCTTTGGTGATGCTAACTGCTCCGTTCGTTCACATCCCTGAATGGGTGACGGGTCTATCTGGTGCTCTTATCCTTGCGGTTGCTTTTCTGTGGTCTTTGAAGAAGGGTCCCACAGAATCTGCAGAATAG
- a CDS encoding Fur family transcriptional regulator codes for MGRDSVPLLPRQHDEDIVIHHDPFDEAELKKIIRALNLKVTSQRMAILKTLHEGRRHVTAQELYEKLAKDHPEIGFATVYRFLRTLTEGAFVTEVRMGGLPARYELTPKGHHDHLTCVKCSKICEFENRAIEQLQEKVANQFGFALTHHILELYGVCPECQAKSNK; via the coding sequence ATGGGACGAGATTCAGTACCACTTTTACCACGCCAACACGATGAAGATATCGTGATCCATCACGATCCATTTGATGAGGCGGAGCTTAAAAAGATCATCCGTGCTCTAAATTTGAAAGTCACAAGCCAACGTATGGCGATCCTTAAAACACTTCATGAAGGCCGCCGCCACGTCACAGCTCAAGAGCTTTATGAAAAATTGGCGAAGGACCATCCTGAAATTGGTTTCGCAACTGTTTACCGTTTCCTTCGCACTTTGACGGAAGGTGCTTTCGTAACAGAAGTGCGCATGGGTGGTTTACCAGCTCGTTATGAACTTACACCTAAAGGTCACCATGACCATTTGACGTGCGTGAAATGCAGCAAGATCTGTGAATTCGAAAACCGCGCAATCGAACAACTTCAAGAAAAAGTGGCGAACCAATTCGGTTTTGCACTGACTCACCACATCCTCGAATTGTACGGGGTGTGCCCCGAGTGCCAAGCCAAATCTAATAAGTAA
- a CDS encoding DUF1338 domain-containing protein, giving the protein MTLETLLEKMWVDYCKLNPAAKHIHDLFVAEGETVLNDHIALRTFNHPRLGIESLAKQFKKFGYEQKGEPYIFTEKKLFARHYEHPNEDMPKIFISELELEKVSPFVRETLTKLADSIPQSVIDSEDFSMCGRPWDMSWALYSELAKESEYASWVAAYGFRPNHFTVIINKLKKFQDINHLNEFLQGKGIVLNKSGGLVKGTPADYLEQSSTMASEIPVKFSDGTHNIPGCYYEFAKRYKMDNGKYYQGFVAKSADKIFESTNRQK; this is encoded by the coding sequence ATGACCCTTGAAACTTTACTAGAAAAAATGTGGGTAGATTATTGCAAACTGAATCCAGCAGCAAAACACATCCATGACTTGTTCGTGGCTGAGGGTGAAACTGTCCTTAACGACCACATTGCCCTTCGTACTTTTAATCATCCACGCCTGGGCATCGAATCTTTGGCGAAACAATTTAAAAAATTTGGTTACGAACAAAAAGGTGAACCGTATATCTTCACCGAAAAAAAATTGTTCGCACGTCACTATGAACATCCTAATGAAGACATGCCAAAGATCTTTATCTCTGAACTTGAGCTGGAAAAAGTTTCTCCGTTTGTGCGCGAGACTTTGACGAAGCTTGCTGATTCTATCCCGCAAAGCGTGATCGATAGCGAAGATTTCTCGATGTGTGGTCGTCCCTGGGATATGTCTTGGGCATTGTACTCAGAACTTGCCAAAGAATCTGAATACGCTTCTTGGGTTGCCGCTTATGGATTCCGCCCCAATCACTTCACTGTGATCATCAACAAACTTAAAAAATTCCAGGACATCAATCACCTGAATGAATTCTTGCAAGGCAAAGGCATTGTGTTGAATAAATCAGGCGGCCTGGTAAAAGGAACTCCGGCGGATTATCTTGAGCAGTCTTCGACGATGGCTTCTGAAATCCCGGTGAAATTCAGCGATGGCACCCATAATATTCCTGGCTGCTATTATGAATTTGCGAAACGTTATAAAATGGATAACGGCAAATACTATCAAGGTTTCGTTGCGAAATCCGCTGACAAAATCTTTGAAAGCACCAACAGACAGAAATAG
- the folE2 gene encoding GTP cyclohydrolase FolE2, producing MTNKHLPDVAKETHTDKFAPIDWVGMGSIELPIMLKQADGVYRIPARADAKVSLDKKPSRGIHMSRLYLITQETLSKNEMSLGLLGQATDEFLKTHEDLSTQALVQVQFEAPLVRKALKSANQAWRSYPVVLSAFNENGVKKYYVEAVITYSSTCPASAALSRQLIQDNFKQQFGSESLDFDVVHQWLGTTQGIVATPHAQRSFARVKIEVGPNYNYAKIIDVIEEALQTAVQGAVKREDEQEFALRNGQNLMFCEDAARRAKEALDKESDILDYVAEFSHVESLHPHNAVSHISAGKKLRTF from the coding sequence ATGACGAACAAACATCTTCCAGACGTCGCTAAAGAAACTCATACAGATAAATTCGCTCCCATTGACTGGGTGGGTATGGGTTCCATCGAACTTCCCATTATGCTGAAACAAGCAGACGGTGTGTACCGCATTCCTGCGCGCGCCGATGCAAAGGTCAGTCTTGATAAAAAACCTTCTCGTGGCATTCATATGTCGCGCTTGTATTTGATCACTCAGGAAACGCTTTCTAAAAATGAAATGTCCCTGGGCCTTTTAGGTCAGGCGACAGATGAGTTTTTGAAGACTCACGAAGACTTATCCACTCAAGCTTTGGTGCAGGTGCAATTCGAAGCACCGCTTGTGCGTAAAGCCTTAAAGAGTGCGAACCAAGCTTGGCGCTCTTACCCCGTGGTGCTTTCTGCATTCAACGAAAACGGTGTTAAAAAATACTACGTTGAAGCTGTGATCACTTATTCTTCGACGTGTCCCGCATCTGCGGCCCTTTCTCGCCAGCTGATTCAAGATAATTTCAAACAACAGTTTGGCAGTGAGTCCTTGGATTTTGACGTTGTTCACCAGTGGTTGGGAACAACTCAAGGGATCGTGGCGACTCCCCATGCGCAACGCAGTTTTGCTCGCGTGAAAATCGAAGTCGGTCCGAATTATAATTATGCAAAAATCATCGACGTGATCGAGGAAGCTTTGCAGACAGCCGTTCAAGGGGCAGTAAAGCGTGAGGACGAGCAGGAGTTCGCACTTCGCAACGGACAGAATTTGATGTTCTGCGAGGACGCGGCTCGTCGTGCGAAAGAGGCCTTGGATAAAGAGAGTGATATTCTGGATTACGTGGCTGAATTCAGCCATGTCGAGAGTTTGCACCCTCACAACGCGGTATCTCATATTTCAGCCGGGAAAAAATTACGTACATTTTGA
- a CDS encoding M14 family zinc carboxypeptidase: protein MAMSTLPEIQQIESRIESMGSAMRSEVLEYSQDGDLRLPIYKVSFGTIDPQAPVLGIVGGVHGLERIGAQVTVSLLNSFAELVRWDRQMQRTLQDVRVFFIPTVNPIGILRKTRSNPRGVDLMRNAPIEADKPARWLGGHRYSPKFPWYRGKENEPMEVEAQGLIRGVEQEIKDSQLAITLDCHSGFGLQDRLWFPYARTQDPFPELGLAHSFKNLLDQTYPHHFYKFEPQAGTYTTHGDLWDYLYLQHQGVQRGKQYLPLCLEMGSWMWVKKHPSQLFRADGPFNPLIGHRHQRTLRRHNTLLELMIRAIANPNAWATLTAEQLDQHRMQARDLWYAGAKKR from the coding sequence ATGGCAATGAGTACACTTCCTGAGATCCAACAAATTGAATCCCGCATTGAATCTATGGGTTCGGCCATGCGTTCAGAAGTTCTCGAATACAGCCAGGATGGAGACCTGCGGCTGCCAATTTATAAAGTTTCGTTTGGCACCATAGACCCCCAAGCTCCGGTTTTAGGAATCGTTGGGGGAGTGCATGGTCTTGAACGTATCGGGGCGCAGGTCACAGTTTCTCTTTTAAATTCATTTGCAGAATTGGTGCGGTGGGACCGTCAAATGCAACGCACTTTGCAAGATGTGCGGGTGTTTTTCATCCCCACAGTAAATCCCATTGGAATATTAAGGAAAACGCGCAGCAATCCGCGTGGCGTGGATTTGATGCGAAACGCTCCGATCGAGGCCGACAAACCGGCACGCTGGCTGGGTGGGCATCGCTATTCTCCGAAATTTCCTTGGTACCGCGGTAAAGAAAATGAACCGATGGAAGTCGAGGCGCAAGGCCTTATCCGCGGAGTTGAGCAGGAAATCAAAGACAGTCAGCTTGCCATCACTTTGGATTGTCATTCGGGTTTTGGTTTACAGGATCGCCTGTGGTTTCCCTATGCTCGCACCCAGGATCCATTCCCGGAATTGGGGCTGGCGCATTCTTTTAAAAATCTTTTGGATCAGACGTATCCGCATCACTTTTATAAATTTGAACCCCAGGCGGGGACTTACACGACACATGGAGATCTGTGGGATTATCTGTACCTGCAACATCAAGGTGTCCAACGTGGTAAGCAGTATCTGCCTTTGTGTTTGGAAATGGGTTCATGGATGTGGGTTAAAAAGCATCCGTCACAACTTTTTAGAGCCGATGGGCCTTTCAATCCTTTGATTGGACATCGTCATCAGCGCACTTTGCGCCGGCATAATACTTTGTTGGAGCTGATGATTCGTGCCATCGCGAATCCTAATGCTTGGGCCACATTGACGGCGGAGCAACTTGATCAGCATCGGATGCAGGCTCGGGATCTGTGGTATGCAGGCGCAAAAAAGCGGTAA
- a CDS encoding FAD-binding oxidoreductase, whose product MMSSARKIYHMKVEQIIDHTPAVRELVLKTDDPAEFAFKAGQFVMLNVPQGEAKPVLRAYSIASDDRMKNGFRLLFKYVDNGIASTFVWNLKGGETLNFTGPFGKVFFQEPPTEQIVFLNTGTGLSQHICYLLSKKEQYPNLKYRMLFGVRTEKDMYYQPELEALAKELPDFKWEFVLSRPQDSWTGKKGYIQNFISEYDYKNIPTTFYMCGNGGMIKEVKHQLIEVDGIDKSRIWSEAFD is encoded by the coding sequence ATGATGTCTTCAGCGCGCAAAATTTATCACATGAAAGTCGAACAAATCATCGACCACACACCTGCGGTTCGCGAGCTGGTGTTGAAAACAGATGATCCCGCAGAGTTTGCGTTCAAAGCTGGACAATTTGTAATGTTAAATGTTCCACAGGGAGAAGCGAAGCCTGTTTTGCGCGCCTACTCCATTGCTTCCGACGACAGAATGAAGAACGGCTTTAGACTGCTTTTCAAATACGTTGATAACGGCATTGCCTCGACTTTTGTTTGGAACTTGAAGGGTGGTGAAACTCTTAACTTCACCGGCCCTTTCGGAAAAGTTTTCTTCCAAGAACCACCGACAGAACAAATTGTGTTCCTGAATACCGGCACCGGCCTATCTCAACATATCTGTTATTTGCTATCTAAAAAAGAACAGTATCCAAACCTGAAATACCGCATGCTATTCGGTGTTCGTACAGAAAAGGACATGTACTACCAACCGGAATTGGAAGCTTTGGCAAAAGAACTTCCTGATTTCAAATGGGAGTTTGTCTTAAGCCGTCCGCAAGATTCATGGACAGGTAAAAAAGGGTACATCCAAAACTTTATTTCTGAATATGATTACAAAAATATCCCCACCACATTCTACATGTGCGGCAATGGCGGCATGATCAAGGAAGTAAAACACCAATTGATCGAAGTGGATGGTATCGACAAATCTCGTATCTGGTCTGAAGCCTTCGACTAG